In Chanodichthys erythropterus isolate Z2021 chromosome 11, ASM2448905v1, whole genome shotgun sequence, a single window of DNA contains:
- the mrc1a gene encoding macrophage mannose receptor 1 isoform X2, whose translation MKKCTIPLFVLLSLFVALQPSIQTDTSSFLIYNEEHNRCVNAVSSTAVQTAPCDVSSDAQRFRWISSSRIISISFKLCLGTQNIKDWTKIILLPCNELSPLQIWECKNETLFGLKGQPLHLNYGNRNEQSMMLYKGTGAWSRWQIYGTKEDLCSRGYQEIYSLGGNSFGKPCHFPFKFLDKWYAECIVEGRADGLLWCSTETDYDTDKKWGFCPTKSGSGWDSDPVTGVLYQRNTQSVLTWYQARTSCQQQGADLLSISELHEQSYISGLTNIFGSTLWIGLNSLEFDSGWQWSNGHAFRYLNWAPGHPSLEPGLNCAALNAGKASKWESMACSKKLGYICRKGNSTENTPPPGKDQPNFCPAAWVPYAGHCYYLQRIKKTWSDALAACHRDGADLASVHNIEEHSFIISQTGYLPTDELWIGLNDQRTQNLFEWSDRTHVIFTKWIAGEPSHIINRIEDCVLIKGKEGRWADHACETERGYICKKKSSSKPDGAAESASLGCQAGWVRYGSHCYNIAIESKTFNEAKLQCEKTGARLVDVANRYENAFLISLVGLRPEKYFWIGLCNTERLDRFQWSNGDKVKFTHFNAGMPERHQGCVAMLTGTSAGLWDVLNRDSKQKYICKKMAEGITTTQVPPTTQPLSCPIGWIKKDPGSCVQIYQKQKDEKKTWLEARDFCRAIGGDLASFHSQREISSLPYISGDPAWIGFNMLNSNSGFVWTDETPSDFENWGFGEPNNYNNQEHCAESAFYYGRKWNDRDCESYNDWICQIPIGTTPKPPPTTATQVQFNMTADGWIQYNGSQYYINEDLLSMENARSYCKKNHADLVVITGQTERKFLWKQISRKSEGQYYIGMRVELDKSFSWVDGSPVVYTAWDQNEPNFANNDENCVTIYKSMGFWNDINCGLALPSICKRSSDFVNSTMLPSTVPPGGCTPEWTMFRGRCYKFFNNEMTWHTSRDHCISHGGNLVSIQGHEEQAFLTTLMLGSDDDVWIGFNDVNWEMRFLWTDGKGVSYTNWAKGQPSSLPDVSSRMYGYFDSQSYDCVVMVRSPEKMTGVWKVEDCGDLKGFICKRTTDSQLPRPVTTALPQHFFKLGNDSYKVQMEKMSWDEARRQCKADDADLASVLDSISQAYTILRVSKLKEPLWIGLNSNLTSGRYRWVDNWLLRYSKWAAGEPRNNLACVYIDTDGDWKTAACSNAYYSLCKRSQDIAPTDPPQLPGNCPEPKKRKTWIPFRGHCYAFMASMSDNWAHATVECMRIGASLLSIEDSVESKFILQNLEIMQDGIKSFWIGMHRSHTGEWMWIDNTVVDYTNWKPRMPNEAGYCVEVQSSTGMWSTTNCNAYRPYICKTAKVIPPTEKPSLPLAVVEDAPHGSAGIAVGVVLVIIAVAGLATFLFLKRSPRPVFGECTFDNRLYINSDLTRPPATIDTKGLVANIEQNEHA comes from the exons ATGAAGAAATGCACCATTCCACTGTTTGTGTTGCTCTCTTTATTTGTTGCTTTACAACCTTCAATTCAAACAG ACACCAGCTCCTTCCTTATCTACAATGAGGAACACAACAGATGTGTGAATGCCGTGAGCTCTACCGCAGTACAGACTGCACCATGTGACGTATCTTCTGATGCTCAGCGTTTCCGGTGGATTTCCTCTTCGAGAATTATCAGCATCTCTTTCAAACTCTGCTTGGGGACCCAGAACATCAAAGACTGGACCAAAATTATCCTTCTGCCATGCAATGAACTCAGCCCCCTACAAATTTGGGAATGTAAGAATGAGACCTTGTTTGGCTTAAAGGGACAGCCACTGCACCTGAACTATGGAAATCGAAATGAGCAAAGTATGATGTTGTATAAGGGAACAGGTGCTTGGAGTCGCTGGCAGATTTATGGGACCAAGGAAGATTTGTGTTCTCGTGGATATCAAG AGATATATTCACTAGGTGGTAATTCATTTGGGAAACCATGCCATTTCCCATTTAAATTTTTGGACAAGTGGTATGCCGAGTGCATTGTGGAGGGCAGAGCCGACGGTCTGCTGTGGTGCTCCACTGAGACGGACTACGACACGGATAAAAAGTGGGGCTTTTGCCCAACCAAAT CCGGCTCCGGGTGGGACAGTGATCCAGTGACTGGTGTGTTATATCAGAGGAACACGCAGTCGGTACTGACTTGGTATCAGGCGCGAACAAGCTGCCAGCAACAAGGCGCTGATCTTCTCAGCATATCAGAGCTGCATGAGCAGAGTTATATATCAG GTTTGACGAATATCTTTGGCTCCACACTATGGATCGGACTGAACAGTCTTGAGTTTGATAGCGGCTGGCAATGGAGTAATGGACACGCATTCAGATATCTAAACTGGGCTCCTG GGCACCCCTCTCTCGAACCCGGCCTGAACTGTGCAGCATTAAATGCTGGTAAAGCATCAAAGTGGGAGAGTATGGCCTGCAGTAAGAAACTGGGCTACATCTGTCGCAAAGGCAATTCTACAGAAAACACGCCTCCACCAG GTAAAGATCAGCCTAACTTCTGTCCTGCGGCGTGGGTGCCATACGCCggccactgctattatttgcaGCGCATCAAGAAGACGTGGAGTGATGCGTTAGCAGCGTGTCACAGGGATGGCGCAGACTTAGCCAGTGTTCACAACATAGAGGAGCACAGCTTCATCATATCACAGACGGGGTACT TGCCTACTGATGAACTGTGGATTGGACTTAATGATCAGAGGACTCAGAACCTGTTCGAGTGGTCAGACAGGACACACGTCATCTTCACCAAGTGGATAGCTGGAGAGCCGTCACACATCATCAATCGCATAGAGGATTGTGTTCTTATCAAAGGAAAG GAGGGCAGATGGGCAGATCACGCGTGTGAGACAGAGCGCGGATACATCTGCAAAAAGAAATCCTCCAGCAAACCTGATGGAGCAGCGGAGAGCGCCAGTCTCGGATGCCAAGCT GGATGGGTTCGCTATGGATCTCACTGTTACAATATTGCCATTGAGAGTAAGACGTTTAATGAGGCCAAACTGCAGTGTGAGAAGACGGGAGCTCGACTGGTGGATGTTGCCAACAG GTATGAGAACGCTTTCCTCATTAGCCTGGTCGGTCTTAGGCCTGAGAAATATTTTTGGATTGGCCTGTGCAACACCGAACGTCTGGATCGCTTCCAGTGGAGTAACGGCGATAAAGTCAAATTCACACACTTTAATGCAGGCATGCCAG AAAGGCACCAAGGTTGTGTGGCCATGTTAACAGGAACTTCAGCAGGATTATGGGATGTTCTGAACCGTGACAGTAAACAGAAGTACATCTGTAAAAAAATGGCAGAGGGTATTACTACAACGCAAGTGCCGCCAACAACGCAGCCGCTCAGCTGTCCAATTGGCTGGATTAAAAAAGATCCAGGCAGTTGCGTTCAG ATATACCAGAAGCAAAAGGATGAGAAAAAGACTTGGCTTGAGGCTCGTGATTTCTGTCGAGCCATTGGTGGAGACTTGGCGAGCTTCCACTCTCAACGAGAAATCAGCTCGTTACC GTATATAAGCGGAGACCCAGCATGGATAGGCTTCAATATGCTGAATAGTAATTCTGGTTTTGTGTGGACTGATGAAACCCCT TCTGATTTTGAGAATTGGGGGTTTGGAGAACCGAACAACTACAACAATCAAGAGCACTGTGCAGAAAGTGCCTTTTATTATGGACGCAAGTGGAACGATCGAGATTGTGAATCCTATAATGACTGGATTTGTCAGATACCAATAG GCACAACTCCAAAACCTCCACCAACTACTGCAACCCAAG TGCAATTTAACATGACAGCTGATGGCTGGATCCAGTACAACGGTAGTCAGTACTATATTAATGAAGACCTCCTATCTATGGAAAACGCTCGCTCGTACTGCAAGAAGAATCATGCCGATCTTGTTGTCATTACTGGTCAAACAGAGAGGAAGTTTTTATGGAAGCAG ATATCTAGGAAGTCAGAGGGTCAATACTACATTGGGATGAGGGTGGAGTTGGACAAATCATTTAG CTGGGTGGATGGTTCACCTGTTGTATATACGGCATGGGATCAAAATGAACCAAATTTTGCCAATAATGATGAGAACTGTGTGACCATTTACAAGAGTATGG gtttctGGAATGATATTAACTGTGGTCTGGCATTGCCCTCTATCTGTAAAAGAAGTTCTGACTTTGTCAACTCCACCATGTTGCCCTCCACTGTACCACCAGGAGGCTGTACTCCAGAATGGACCATGTTTCGTGGCAGA TGTTACAAGTTTTTTAATAATGAGATGACGTGGCATACATCTCGGGACCACTGCATTTCACATGGAGGCAACCTGGTGTCCATTCAGGGTCATGAAGAGCAAG CATTCCTCACTACTCTAATGCTTGGTTCAGACGATGACGTATGGATTGGTTTTAATGATGTCAATTGGGAGATGAGGTTTTTGTGGACTGATGGTAAGGGTGTCAGCTATACAAACTGGGCCAAGGGTCAACCTTCATCACTCCCGGATGTGTCTTCCAGGATGTATGGCTACTTTGATTCACAG AGCTATGACTGTGTCGTCATGGTTAGAAGCCCAGAGAAGATGACAGGTGTGTGGAAAGTCGAAGACTGCGGAGATCTAAAAGGTTTCATCTGCAAGAGGACAACAG ACTCTCAGCTCCCTCGTCCTGTGACCACAGCATtgccacaacattttttcaaacTGGGAAATGATTCATACAAAGTGCAGATGGAGAAAATGAGCTGGGATGAAGCGAGGAGACAGTGTAAAGCAGATGATGCTGACCTGGCCAGTGTGCTTGACTCCATCAGCCAGGCTTACACCATCCTTAGAGTCAGCAAACTTAAGGAGCCTTTGTGGATCGGCCTCAACAGCAACCTG ACAAGTGGTCGTTACCGCTGGGTGGACAACTGGCTTCTAAGATACAGCAAATGGGCAGCAGGAGAACCCAGAAACAATTTAGCTTGTGTATATATTGATACGGATGGCGACTGGAAAACGGCTGCATGCAGCAACGCGTATTATTCCCTGTGCAAGCGATCCCAAG ACATCGCTCCCACAGACCCTCCTCAGTTGCCGGGGAACTGCCCAGAGCCAAAGAAGCGTAAAACCTGGATCCCTTTCAGAGGACACTGTTATGCCTTCATGGCCTCGATGTCGGACAACTGGGCTCATGCCACAGTGGAATGCATGAGAATAG GGGCATCATTATTGAGTATCGAGGACTCAGTAGAATCCAAGTTTATCCTTCAGAATTTGGAGATCATGCAGGATGGAATCAAATCGTTCTGGATTGGCATGCACCGCAGTCATACGG gTGAATGGATGTGGATTGATAATACGGTGGTAGATTACACAAACTGGAAACCCCGGATGCCAAATGAAGCTGGTTATTGTGTGGAGGTCCAGTCGAGCACTGGAATGTGGAGTACTACAAACTGCAATGCTTACAGACCTTATATTTGCAAGACTGCAAAAG TTATACCACCAACAGAGAAACCATCATTACCAC TCGCTGTGGTAGAAGATGCTCCTCATGGCTCTGCGGGCATCGCAGTTGGGGTCGTCTTGGTCATAATTGCAGTGGCAGGGCTTGCCACATTTCTGTTTCTAAAGAGAAGCCCCAGGCCTGTGTTTGGAGAGTGTACGTTTGACAACAGACTCTATATCAACTCTGACCTGACACGGCCTCCTGCCACTATTGACACAAAGGGACTTGTCGCCAACATCGAACAGAATGAGCAtgcctaa
- the mrc1a gene encoding macrophage mannose receptor 1 isoform X1 has product MKKCTIPLFVLLSLFVALQPSIQTDTSSFLIYNEEHNRCVNAVSSTAVQTAPCDVSSDAQRFRWISSSRIISISFKLCLGTQNIKDWTKIILLPCNELSPLQIWECKNETLFGLKGQPLHLNYGNRNEQSMMLYKGTGAWSRWQIYGTKEDLCSRGYQEIYSLGGNSFGKPCHFPFKFLDKWYAECIVEGRADGLLWCSTETDYDTDKKWGFCPTKSGSGWDSDPVTGVLYQRNTQSVLTWYQARTSCQQQGADLLSISELHEQSYISGLTNIFGSTLWIGLNSLEFDSGWQWSNGHAFRYLNWAPGHPSLEPGLNCAALNAGKASKWESMACSKKLGYICRKGNSTENTPPPGKDQPNFCPAAWVPYAGHCYYLQRIKKTWSDALAACHRDGADLASVHNIEEHSFIISQTGYLPTDELWIGLNDQRTQNLFEWSDRTHVIFTKWIAGEPSHIINRIEDCVLIKGKEGRWADHACETERGYICKKKSSSKPDGAAESASLGCQAGWVRYGSHCYNIAIESKTFNEAKLQCEKTGARLVDVANRYENAFLISLVGLRPEKYFWIGLCNTERLDRFQWSNGDKVKFTHFNAGMPERHQGCVAMLTGTSAGLWDVLNRDSKQKYICKKMAEGITTTQVPPTTQPLSCPIGWIKKDPGSCVQIYQKQKDEKKTWLEARDFCRAIGGDLASFHSQREISSLPRYISGDPAWIGFNMLNSNSGFVWTDETPSDFENWGFGEPNNYNNQEHCAESAFYYGRKWNDRDCESYNDWICQIPIGTTPKPPPTTATQVQFNMTADGWIQYNGSQYYINEDLLSMENARSYCKKNHADLVVITGQTERKFLWKQISRKSEGQYYIGMRVELDKSFSWVDGSPVVYTAWDQNEPNFANNDENCVTIYKSMGFWNDINCGLALPSICKRSSDFVNSTMLPSTVPPGGCTPEWTMFRGRCYKFFNNEMTWHTSRDHCISHGGNLVSIQGHEEQAFLTTLMLGSDDDVWIGFNDVNWEMRFLWTDGKGVSYTNWAKGQPSSLPDVSSRMYGYFDSQSYDCVVMVRSPEKMTGVWKVEDCGDLKGFICKRTTDSQLPRPVTTALPQHFFKLGNDSYKVQMEKMSWDEARRQCKADDADLASVLDSISQAYTILRVSKLKEPLWIGLNSNLTSGRYRWVDNWLLRYSKWAAGEPRNNLACVYIDTDGDWKTAACSNAYYSLCKRSQDIAPTDPPQLPGNCPEPKKRKTWIPFRGHCYAFMASMSDNWAHATVECMRIGASLLSIEDSVESKFILQNLEIMQDGIKSFWIGMHRSHTGEWMWIDNTVVDYTNWKPRMPNEAGYCVEVQSSTGMWSTTNCNAYRPYICKTAKVIPPTEKPSLPLAVVEDAPHGSAGIAVGVVLVIIAVAGLATFLFLKRSPRPVFGECTFDNRLYINSDLTRPPATIDTKGLVANIEQNEHA; this is encoded by the exons ATGAAGAAATGCACCATTCCACTGTTTGTGTTGCTCTCTTTATTTGTTGCTTTACAACCTTCAATTCAAACAG ACACCAGCTCCTTCCTTATCTACAATGAGGAACACAACAGATGTGTGAATGCCGTGAGCTCTACCGCAGTACAGACTGCACCATGTGACGTATCTTCTGATGCTCAGCGTTTCCGGTGGATTTCCTCTTCGAGAATTATCAGCATCTCTTTCAAACTCTGCTTGGGGACCCAGAACATCAAAGACTGGACCAAAATTATCCTTCTGCCATGCAATGAACTCAGCCCCCTACAAATTTGGGAATGTAAGAATGAGACCTTGTTTGGCTTAAAGGGACAGCCACTGCACCTGAACTATGGAAATCGAAATGAGCAAAGTATGATGTTGTATAAGGGAACAGGTGCTTGGAGTCGCTGGCAGATTTATGGGACCAAGGAAGATTTGTGTTCTCGTGGATATCAAG AGATATATTCACTAGGTGGTAATTCATTTGGGAAACCATGCCATTTCCCATTTAAATTTTTGGACAAGTGGTATGCCGAGTGCATTGTGGAGGGCAGAGCCGACGGTCTGCTGTGGTGCTCCACTGAGACGGACTACGACACGGATAAAAAGTGGGGCTTTTGCCCAACCAAAT CCGGCTCCGGGTGGGACAGTGATCCAGTGACTGGTGTGTTATATCAGAGGAACACGCAGTCGGTACTGACTTGGTATCAGGCGCGAACAAGCTGCCAGCAACAAGGCGCTGATCTTCTCAGCATATCAGAGCTGCATGAGCAGAGTTATATATCAG GTTTGACGAATATCTTTGGCTCCACACTATGGATCGGACTGAACAGTCTTGAGTTTGATAGCGGCTGGCAATGGAGTAATGGACACGCATTCAGATATCTAAACTGGGCTCCTG GGCACCCCTCTCTCGAACCCGGCCTGAACTGTGCAGCATTAAATGCTGGTAAAGCATCAAAGTGGGAGAGTATGGCCTGCAGTAAGAAACTGGGCTACATCTGTCGCAAAGGCAATTCTACAGAAAACACGCCTCCACCAG GTAAAGATCAGCCTAACTTCTGTCCTGCGGCGTGGGTGCCATACGCCggccactgctattatttgcaGCGCATCAAGAAGACGTGGAGTGATGCGTTAGCAGCGTGTCACAGGGATGGCGCAGACTTAGCCAGTGTTCACAACATAGAGGAGCACAGCTTCATCATATCACAGACGGGGTACT TGCCTACTGATGAACTGTGGATTGGACTTAATGATCAGAGGACTCAGAACCTGTTCGAGTGGTCAGACAGGACACACGTCATCTTCACCAAGTGGATAGCTGGAGAGCCGTCACACATCATCAATCGCATAGAGGATTGTGTTCTTATCAAAGGAAAG GAGGGCAGATGGGCAGATCACGCGTGTGAGACAGAGCGCGGATACATCTGCAAAAAGAAATCCTCCAGCAAACCTGATGGAGCAGCGGAGAGCGCCAGTCTCGGATGCCAAGCT GGATGGGTTCGCTATGGATCTCACTGTTACAATATTGCCATTGAGAGTAAGACGTTTAATGAGGCCAAACTGCAGTGTGAGAAGACGGGAGCTCGACTGGTGGATGTTGCCAACAG GTATGAGAACGCTTTCCTCATTAGCCTGGTCGGTCTTAGGCCTGAGAAATATTTTTGGATTGGCCTGTGCAACACCGAACGTCTGGATCGCTTCCAGTGGAGTAACGGCGATAAAGTCAAATTCACACACTTTAATGCAGGCATGCCAG AAAGGCACCAAGGTTGTGTGGCCATGTTAACAGGAACTTCAGCAGGATTATGGGATGTTCTGAACCGTGACAGTAAACAGAAGTACATCTGTAAAAAAATGGCAGAGGGTATTACTACAACGCAAGTGCCGCCAACAACGCAGCCGCTCAGCTGTCCAATTGGCTGGATTAAAAAAGATCCAGGCAGTTGCGTTCAG ATATACCAGAAGCAAAAGGATGAGAAAAAGACTTGGCTTGAGGCTCGTGATTTCTGTCGAGCCATTGGTGGAGACTTGGCGAGCTTCCACTCTCAACGAGAAATCAGCTCGTTACC CAGGTATATAAGCGGAGACCCAGCATGGATAGGCTTCAATATGCTGAATAGTAATTCTGGTTTTGTGTGGACTGATGAAACCCCT TCTGATTTTGAGAATTGGGGGTTTGGAGAACCGAACAACTACAACAATCAAGAGCACTGTGCAGAAAGTGCCTTTTATTATGGACGCAAGTGGAACGATCGAGATTGTGAATCCTATAATGACTGGATTTGTCAGATACCAATAG GCACAACTCCAAAACCTCCACCAACTACTGCAACCCAAG TGCAATTTAACATGACAGCTGATGGCTGGATCCAGTACAACGGTAGTCAGTACTATATTAATGAAGACCTCCTATCTATGGAAAACGCTCGCTCGTACTGCAAGAAGAATCATGCCGATCTTGTTGTCATTACTGGTCAAACAGAGAGGAAGTTTTTATGGAAGCAG ATATCTAGGAAGTCAGAGGGTCAATACTACATTGGGATGAGGGTGGAGTTGGACAAATCATTTAG CTGGGTGGATGGTTCACCTGTTGTATATACGGCATGGGATCAAAATGAACCAAATTTTGCCAATAATGATGAGAACTGTGTGACCATTTACAAGAGTATGG gtttctGGAATGATATTAACTGTGGTCTGGCATTGCCCTCTATCTGTAAAAGAAGTTCTGACTTTGTCAACTCCACCATGTTGCCCTCCACTGTACCACCAGGAGGCTGTACTCCAGAATGGACCATGTTTCGTGGCAGA TGTTACAAGTTTTTTAATAATGAGATGACGTGGCATACATCTCGGGACCACTGCATTTCACATGGAGGCAACCTGGTGTCCATTCAGGGTCATGAAGAGCAAG CATTCCTCACTACTCTAATGCTTGGTTCAGACGATGACGTATGGATTGGTTTTAATGATGTCAATTGGGAGATGAGGTTTTTGTGGACTGATGGTAAGGGTGTCAGCTATACAAACTGGGCCAAGGGTCAACCTTCATCACTCCCGGATGTGTCTTCCAGGATGTATGGCTACTTTGATTCACAG AGCTATGACTGTGTCGTCATGGTTAGAAGCCCAGAGAAGATGACAGGTGTGTGGAAAGTCGAAGACTGCGGAGATCTAAAAGGTTTCATCTGCAAGAGGACAACAG ACTCTCAGCTCCCTCGTCCTGTGACCACAGCATtgccacaacattttttcaaacTGGGAAATGATTCATACAAAGTGCAGATGGAGAAAATGAGCTGGGATGAAGCGAGGAGACAGTGTAAAGCAGATGATGCTGACCTGGCCAGTGTGCTTGACTCCATCAGCCAGGCTTACACCATCCTTAGAGTCAGCAAACTTAAGGAGCCTTTGTGGATCGGCCTCAACAGCAACCTG ACAAGTGGTCGTTACCGCTGGGTGGACAACTGGCTTCTAAGATACAGCAAATGGGCAGCAGGAGAACCCAGAAACAATTTAGCTTGTGTATATATTGATACGGATGGCGACTGGAAAACGGCTGCATGCAGCAACGCGTATTATTCCCTGTGCAAGCGATCCCAAG ACATCGCTCCCACAGACCCTCCTCAGTTGCCGGGGAACTGCCCAGAGCCAAAGAAGCGTAAAACCTGGATCCCTTTCAGAGGACACTGTTATGCCTTCATGGCCTCGATGTCGGACAACTGGGCTCATGCCACAGTGGAATGCATGAGAATAG GGGCATCATTATTGAGTATCGAGGACTCAGTAGAATCCAAGTTTATCCTTCAGAATTTGGAGATCATGCAGGATGGAATCAAATCGTTCTGGATTGGCATGCACCGCAGTCATACGG gTGAATGGATGTGGATTGATAATACGGTGGTAGATTACACAAACTGGAAACCCCGGATGCCAAATGAAGCTGGTTATTGTGTGGAGGTCCAGTCGAGCACTGGAATGTGGAGTACTACAAACTGCAATGCTTACAGACCTTATATTTGCAAGACTGCAAAAG TTATACCACCAACAGAGAAACCATCATTACCAC TCGCTGTGGTAGAAGATGCTCCTCATGGCTCTGCGGGCATCGCAGTTGGGGTCGTCTTGGTCATAATTGCAGTGGCAGGGCTTGCCACATTTCTGTTTCTAAAGAGAAGCCCCAGGCCTGTGTTTGGAGAGTGTACGTTTGACAACAGACTCTATATCAACTCTGACCTGACACGGCCTCCTGCCACTATTGACACAAAGGGACTTGTCGCCAACATCGAACAGAATGAGCAtgcctaa